A stretch of Lathyrus oleraceus cultivar Zhongwan6 chromosome 6, CAAS_Psat_ZW6_1.0, whole genome shotgun sequence DNA encodes these proteins:
- the LOC127097993 gene encoding phosphatidylinositol-3-phosphatase myotubularin-1 isoform X1, whose amino-acid sequence MDLPRHRATPTTSLRDTSDSSTGSWDAIEWTKIEPIARFVSHANLDFLLDDERVVAEGHGVVLVNTDDAGVLIVTNFRVIFLSEGTRKIIALGTIPLATIEKFNKTAVKVQSNTRQLDKTPTQRLLQVIGKDMRIIVFGFRPRTKQRRAIYDALLKCTKPTILWDLYAFMAGPSSFQNTSSLVRLLDEYFRLIGKVSHHASMDMIESGSFTLSNDLWRISGVNSSYTMCQNYPFALVVPKSISDDEVLQACKFRARCRLPVISWCHPVTGAALARSSQPLVGLMRNMRSNMDEKLVAALCSNLDGSRRKLYIADARPRKNALANGAMGGGSESSSNYFQSEIIFFGIDNIHAMRESFVRLREYMDTHGRTSSDGMSSFLRHGGSIWGGGNLSSMSASVSTLGDSGWLLHIQNVLAGAAWIAARIAMEKASVLVHCSDGWDRTSQLVSLANLLLDPYYRTFRGFQALVEKDWLAFGHPFSDRVGTPSISEFGNMSFELSRQQSSTSIPSSPMHQSSGTFASQPPVSSHAHNSNNYSPIFLQWADCVSQVMRMYPFAFEFSAAFLVDFLDCMFSSRFGNFFFNSEKERLQVNVFESCGCVWAYLADMRRSEGNSHVHCNPFYDSLKYNGPLLPPAAALAPTLWPQFHLRWACPEEAQSGEIEAQCRKIKLKNSEMEKAKEVADRKLRENANAIESLNAELRREKLLNISAMTKAKRIIKENTDIKRAIQSIGCKIHISNSGDCILDIENNPEKAVQKLHFSSRQVSSSTVNNDKKDISLSVTEDDDGNNVISRICETLCPFRSRDGGCMWPNGGCAQLGSQFVGLKANFDAFDRLSIDDSYFKPK is encoded by the exons ATGGACTTGCCAAGACACCGTGCCACACCGACAACCTCTTTAAGGGACACATCAGACTCCTCCACTGGTAGCTGGGATGCCATCGAATGGACCAAAATTGAG CCAATTGCGCGCTTTGTCTCTCATGCCAATCTCGATTTCTTGCTCGATGACGAACGTGTTGTGGCAGAA GGACATGGTGTCGTTCTTGTCAATACAGATGATGCAGGCGTGTTGATTGTAACAAACTTTCGTGTAATATTTTTG AGTGAGGGAACTAGAAAAATTATTGCCCTTGGAACAATACCGCTAGCAACCATTGAGAAGTTTAACAAGACA GCAGTTAAGGTTCAGTCAAATACTCGTCAATTAGACAAGACACCAACACAGAGACTGCTGCAGGTGATTG GGAAAGATATGAGAATTATAGTCTTTGGTTTTAGGCCTCGTACGAAACAG AGACGTGCAATATATGATGCACTACTGAAGTGTACAAAGCCAACAATATTATGGGATCTTTATGCTTTTATGGCCGGGCCTTCCAGTTTTCAGAACACTTCTTCGTTGGTGCGCTTATTAGATGAATATTTTCGACTTATTGGCAAAGTTTCACATCATGCTTCAATGGACATGATTGAAAGTGGGTCCTTCACCTTGTCAAATGACTTATGGAGAATAAGTGGTGTGAATTCCAGTTATACAATGTGCCAGAATTATCCATTTGCTTTGGTTGTTCCAAAGAGCATTAG TGATGATGAAGTGCTCCAGGCTTGCAAATTCCGTGCAAGATGCCGACTGCCTGTAATTTCTTGGTGTCATCCTG TTACTGGCGCAGCTCTTGCACGTTCTTCCCAGCCTTTAGTTGGTCTCATGAGGAATATGAGGAG CAACATGGATGAAAAACTTGTGGCTGCACTTTGCAGCAACCTTGATGGCTCAAGGAG AAAGCTATATATCGCTGATGCGAGACCAAGGAAAAATGCATTAGCTAATGGAGCCATGGGAGGTGGTTCAGAATCATCATCAAACTATTTTCAATCTGAG ATTATCTTTTTTGGGATAGACAACATTCATGCAATGAGAGAGAGCTTTGTTCGGCTCCGAGAATACATGGACACTCATGGGAGAACATCATCAGATGGAATGTCATCTTTTTTG AGACATGGTGGATCAATATGGGGTGGCGGCAATTTAAGCAGTATGTCTGCTTCAGTATCAACCCTTGGGGACAGTGGGTGGTTGTTGCACATTCAGAATGTCTTAGCTGGTGCAGCTTGGATTGCTGCTCGTATTGCTATGGAAAAGGCTTCTGTTCTTGTACATTGCAG TGACGGATGGGATAGGACAAGCCAGTTAGTTTCACTTGCTAATTTGTTGCTTGATCCATATTATCGGACATTCAGAGGGTTTCAG GCACTTGTTGAAAAAGACTGGCTAGCATTTGGTCATCCATTTTCTGATCGTGTGGGAACACCATCTATCTCTGAATTTGGCAACATGTCTTTTGAGTTATCTAGGCAACAGTCTTCAACTAGCATCCCATCATCACCCATGCACCAGTCATCAGGGACATTCGCGTCTCAACCTCCAGTTTCATCTCATGCACATAATTCAAACAACTACTCTCCCATTTTTTTGCAG TGGGCTGATTGTGTGTCACAAGTGATGCGGATGTATCCTTTTGCCTTTGAGTTTTCTGCG GCTTTCCTGGTAGACTTCTTAGACTGCATGTTCTCTTCTCGCTTTGGAAACTTCTTCTTTAATAG TGAGAAGGAGAGGCTGCAAGTCAATGTTTTTGAAAGTTGTGGATGTGTATGGGCATACCTGGCTGATATGCGGAGATCAGAAGGAAATTCCCATGTGCACTGTAATCCCTTTTATGATTCACTGAAGTACAACGGGCCTCTTCTCCCCCCAGCAGCAGCGTTAGCCCCAACTTTATGGCCTCAATTCCACCTTCGTTGGGCCTGCCCAGAAGAAGCACAGAGTGGAGAGATTGAAGCACAATGTAGGAAGATAAAACTGAAAAATTCTGAGATGGAGAAG GCTAAAGAAGTGGCAGACAGGAAACTTAGAGAAAATGCAAATGCTATAGAATCGTTGAATGCTGAATTGCGTCGTGAGAAACTGTTAAACATCTCAGCTATGACCAAGGCGAAAAGGATAATAAAAGAAAACACAGACATAAAGCGTGCAATTCAGTCAATTGGGTGCAAGATTCACATTTCTAATAGTGGTGATTGCATTCTTGATATTGAAAACAACCCAGAAAAGGCAGTtcaaaaattgcatttttcctCTAGGCAAGTATCAAGTAGCACTGTGAATAACGATAAAAAGGATATATCTCTTTCTGTAACAGAAGATGATGATGGAAACAATGTTATTAGTCGAATTTGTGAAACTCTATGCCCTTTTCGCAGTAGAGATGGAGGCTGCATGTGGCCAAATGGTGGTTGTGCTCAACTAGGTAGCCAGTTTGTTGGTTTGAAGGCAAATTTTGATGCATTTGACCGGCTTTCGATTGACGACAGTTATTTCAAACCCAAGTAA
- the LOC127097993 gene encoding phosphatidylinositol-3-phosphatase myotubularin-1 isoform X3, which yields MDLPRHRATPTTSLRDTSDSSTGSWDAIEWTKIEPIARFVSHANLDFLLDDERVVAEGHGVVLVNTDDAGVLIVTNFRVIFLSEGTRKIIALGTIPLATIEKFNKTAVKVQSNTRQLDKTPTQRLLQVIGKDMRIIVFGFRPRTKQRRAIYDALLKCTKPTILWDLYAFMAGPSSFQNTSSLVRLLDEYFRLIGKVSHHASMDMIESGSFTLSNDLWRISGVNSSYTMCQNYPFALVVPKSISDDEVLQACKFRARCRLPVISWCHPVTGAALARSSQPLVGLMRNMRSNMDEKLVAALCSNLDGSRRKLYIADARPRKNALANGAMGGGSESSSNYFQSEIIFFGIDNIHAMRESFVRLREYMDTHGRTSSDGMSSFLRHGGSIWGGGNLSSMSASVSTLGDSGWLLHIQNVLAGAAWIAARIAMEKASVLVHCSDGWDRTSQLVSLANLLLDPYYRTFRGFQALVEKDWLAFGHPFSDRVGTPSISEFGNMSFELSRQQSSTSIPSSPMHQSSGTFASQPPVSSHAHNSNNYSPIFLQWADCVSQVMRMYPFAFEFSAAFLVDFLDCMFSSRFGNFFFNSEKERLQVNVFESCGCVWAYLADMRRSEGNSHVHCNPFYDSLKYNGPLLPPAAALAPTLWPQFHLRWACPEEAQSGEIEAQCRKIKLKNSEMEKPPTPSLCWV from the exons ATGGACTTGCCAAGACACCGTGCCACACCGACAACCTCTTTAAGGGACACATCAGACTCCTCCACTGGTAGCTGGGATGCCATCGAATGGACCAAAATTGAG CCAATTGCGCGCTTTGTCTCTCATGCCAATCTCGATTTCTTGCTCGATGACGAACGTGTTGTGGCAGAA GGACATGGTGTCGTTCTTGTCAATACAGATGATGCAGGCGTGTTGATTGTAACAAACTTTCGTGTAATATTTTTG AGTGAGGGAACTAGAAAAATTATTGCCCTTGGAACAATACCGCTAGCAACCATTGAGAAGTTTAACAAGACA GCAGTTAAGGTTCAGTCAAATACTCGTCAATTAGACAAGACACCAACACAGAGACTGCTGCAGGTGATTG GGAAAGATATGAGAATTATAGTCTTTGGTTTTAGGCCTCGTACGAAACAG AGACGTGCAATATATGATGCACTACTGAAGTGTACAAAGCCAACAATATTATGGGATCTTTATGCTTTTATGGCCGGGCCTTCCAGTTTTCAGAACACTTCTTCGTTGGTGCGCTTATTAGATGAATATTTTCGACTTATTGGCAAAGTTTCACATCATGCTTCAATGGACATGATTGAAAGTGGGTCCTTCACCTTGTCAAATGACTTATGGAGAATAAGTGGTGTGAATTCCAGTTATACAATGTGCCAGAATTATCCATTTGCTTTGGTTGTTCCAAAGAGCATTAG TGATGATGAAGTGCTCCAGGCTTGCAAATTCCGTGCAAGATGCCGACTGCCTGTAATTTCTTGGTGTCATCCTG TTACTGGCGCAGCTCTTGCACGTTCTTCCCAGCCTTTAGTTGGTCTCATGAGGAATATGAGGAG CAACATGGATGAAAAACTTGTGGCTGCACTTTGCAGCAACCTTGATGGCTCAAGGAG AAAGCTATATATCGCTGATGCGAGACCAAGGAAAAATGCATTAGCTAATGGAGCCATGGGAGGTGGTTCAGAATCATCATCAAACTATTTTCAATCTGAG ATTATCTTTTTTGGGATAGACAACATTCATGCAATGAGAGAGAGCTTTGTTCGGCTCCGAGAATACATGGACACTCATGGGAGAACATCATCAGATGGAATGTCATCTTTTTTG AGACATGGTGGATCAATATGGGGTGGCGGCAATTTAAGCAGTATGTCTGCTTCAGTATCAACCCTTGGGGACAGTGGGTGGTTGTTGCACATTCAGAATGTCTTAGCTGGTGCAGCTTGGATTGCTGCTCGTATTGCTATGGAAAAGGCTTCTGTTCTTGTACATTGCAG TGACGGATGGGATAGGACAAGCCAGTTAGTTTCACTTGCTAATTTGTTGCTTGATCCATATTATCGGACATTCAGAGGGTTTCAG GCACTTGTTGAAAAAGACTGGCTAGCATTTGGTCATCCATTTTCTGATCGTGTGGGAACACCATCTATCTCTGAATTTGGCAACATGTCTTTTGAGTTATCTAGGCAACAGTCTTCAACTAGCATCCCATCATCACCCATGCACCAGTCATCAGGGACATTCGCGTCTCAACCTCCAGTTTCATCTCATGCACATAATTCAAACAACTACTCTCCCATTTTTTTGCAG TGGGCTGATTGTGTGTCACAAGTGATGCGGATGTATCCTTTTGCCTTTGAGTTTTCTGCG GCTTTCCTGGTAGACTTCTTAGACTGCATGTTCTCTTCTCGCTTTGGAAACTTCTTCTTTAATAG TGAGAAGGAGAGGCTGCAAGTCAATGTTTTTGAAAGTTGTGGATGTGTATGGGCATACCTGGCTGATATGCGGAGATCAGAAGGAAATTCCCATGTGCACTGTAATCCCTTTTATGATTCACTGAAGTACAACGGGCCTCTTCTCCCCCCAGCAGCAGCGTTAGCCCCAACTTTATGGCCTCAATTCCACCTTCGTTGGGCCTGCCCAGAAGAAGCACAGAGTGGAGAGATTGAAGCACAATGTAGGAAGATAAAACTGAAAAATTCTGAGATGGAGAAG CCTCCAACACCTTCATTGTGTTGGGTTTGA
- the LOC127097993 gene encoding phosphatidylinositol-3-phosphatase myotubularin-1 isoform X2 encodes MRIIVFGFRPRTKQRRAIYDALLKCTKPTILWDLYAFMAGPSSFQNTSSLVRLLDEYFRLIGKVSHHASMDMIESGSFTLSNDLWRISGVNSSYTMCQNYPFALVVPKSISDDEVLQACKFRARCRLPVISWCHPVTGAALARSSQPLVGLMRNMRSNMDEKLVAALCSNLDGSRRKLYIADARPRKNALANGAMGGGSESSSNYFQSEIIFFGIDNIHAMRESFVRLREYMDTHGRTSSDGMSSFLRHGGSIWGGGNLSSMSASVSTLGDSGWLLHIQNVLAGAAWIAARIAMEKASVLVHCSDGWDRTSQLVSLANLLLDPYYRTFRGFQALVEKDWLAFGHPFSDRVGTPSISEFGNMSFELSRQQSSTSIPSSPMHQSSGTFASQPPVSSHAHNSNNYSPIFLQWADCVSQVMRMYPFAFEFSAAFLVDFLDCMFSSRFGNFFFNSEKERLQVNVFESCGCVWAYLADMRRSEGNSHVHCNPFYDSLKYNGPLLPPAAALAPTLWPQFHLRWACPEEAQSGEIEAQCRKIKLKNSEMEKAKEVADRKLRENANAIESLNAELRREKLLNISAMTKAKRIIKENTDIKRAIQSIGCKIHISNSGDCILDIENNPEKAVQKLHFSSRQVSSSTVNNDKKDISLSVTEDDDGNNVISRICETLCPFRSRDGGCMWPNGGCAQLGSQFVGLKANFDAFDRLSIDDSYFKPK; translated from the exons ATGAGAATTATAGTCTTTGGTTTTAGGCCTCGTACGAAACAG AGACGTGCAATATATGATGCACTACTGAAGTGTACAAAGCCAACAATATTATGGGATCTTTATGCTTTTATGGCCGGGCCTTCCAGTTTTCAGAACACTTCTTCGTTGGTGCGCTTATTAGATGAATATTTTCGACTTATTGGCAAAGTTTCACATCATGCTTCAATGGACATGATTGAAAGTGGGTCCTTCACCTTGTCAAATGACTTATGGAGAATAAGTGGTGTGAATTCCAGTTATACAATGTGCCAGAATTATCCATTTGCTTTGGTTGTTCCAAAGAGCATTAG TGATGATGAAGTGCTCCAGGCTTGCAAATTCCGTGCAAGATGCCGACTGCCTGTAATTTCTTGGTGTCATCCTG TTACTGGCGCAGCTCTTGCACGTTCTTCCCAGCCTTTAGTTGGTCTCATGAGGAATATGAGGAG CAACATGGATGAAAAACTTGTGGCTGCACTTTGCAGCAACCTTGATGGCTCAAGGAG AAAGCTATATATCGCTGATGCGAGACCAAGGAAAAATGCATTAGCTAATGGAGCCATGGGAGGTGGTTCAGAATCATCATCAAACTATTTTCAATCTGAG ATTATCTTTTTTGGGATAGACAACATTCATGCAATGAGAGAGAGCTTTGTTCGGCTCCGAGAATACATGGACACTCATGGGAGAACATCATCAGATGGAATGTCATCTTTTTTG AGACATGGTGGATCAATATGGGGTGGCGGCAATTTAAGCAGTATGTCTGCTTCAGTATCAACCCTTGGGGACAGTGGGTGGTTGTTGCACATTCAGAATGTCTTAGCTGGTGCAGCTTGGATTGCTGCTCGTATTGCTATGGAAAAGGCTTCTGTTCTTGTACATTGCAG TGACGGATGGGATAGGACAAGCCAGTTAGTTTCACTTGCTAATTTGTTGCTTGATCCATATTATCGGACATTCAGAGGGTTTCAG GCACTTGTTGAAAAAGACTGGCTAGCATTTGGTCATCCATTTTCTGATCGTGTGGGAACACCATCTATCTCTGAATTTGGCAACATGTCTTTTGAGTTATCTAGGCAACAGTCTTCAACTAGCATCCCATCATCACCCATGCACCAGTCATCAGGGACATTCGCGTCTCAACCTCCAGTTTCATCTCATGCACATAATTCAAACAACTACTCTCCCATTTTTTTGCAG TGGGCTGATTGTGTGTCACAAGTGATGCGGATGTATCCTTTTGCCTTTGAGTTTTCTGCG GCTTTCCTGGTAGACTTCTTAGACTGCATGTTCTCTTCTCGCTTTGGAAACTTCTTCTTTAATAG TGAGAAGGAGAGGCTGCAAGTCAATGTTTTTGAAAGTTGTGGATGTGTATGGGCATACCTGGCTGATATGCGGAGATCAGAAGGAAATTCCCATGTGCACTGTAATCCCTTTTATGATTCACTGAAGTACAACGGGCCTCTTCTCCCCCCAGCAGCAGCGTTAGCCCCAACTTTATGGCCTCAATTCCACCTTCGTTGGGCCTGCCCAGAAGAAGCACAGAGTGGAGAGATTGAAGCACAATGTAGGAAGATAAAACTGAAAAATTCTGAGATGGAGAAG GCTAAAGAAGTGGCAGACAGGAAACTTAGAGAAAATGCAAATGCTATAGAATCGTTGAATGCTGAATTGCGTCGTGAGAAACTGTTAAACATCTCAGCTATGACCAAGGCGAAAAGGATAATAAAAGAAAACACAGACATAAAGCGTGCAATTCAGTCAATTGGGTGCAAGATTCACATTTCTAATAGTGGTGATTGCATTCTTGATATTGAAAACAACCCAGAAAAGGCAGTtcaaaaattgcatttttcctCTAGGCAAGTATCAAGTAGCACTGTGAATAACGATAAAAAGGATATATCTCTTTCTGTAACAGAAGATGATGATGGAAACAATGTTATTAGTCGAATTTGTGAAACTCTATGCCCTTTTCGCAGTAGAGATGGAGGCTGCATGTGGCCAAATGGTGGTTGTGCTCAACTAGGTAGCCAGTTTGTTGGTTTGAAGGCAAATTTTGATGCATTTGACCGGCTTTCGATTGACGACAGTTATTTCAAACCCAAGTAA